The genomic window gagcctaaaacCTGAATAAATGCACTTGTCTCATGTTTTTTCAAAATACAAAATATATGAATAGAATATTTAATGGTTTGCTTTTTTCAGGTATTCGGCCGCCAATTCTAAATGGTCCCATGCCTGTCCGTCCACTGGTGGCCCTTCTAGATGGAAGGGATTGCACAGTTGAGATGCCTATATTGAAGGATGTTGCTACAGTAGCATTCTGTGATGCTCAGTCTACACAAGAAATCCATGAAAAAGTAAGTGTAGCTGTCTATCTACTGTGTatcaaaactaaaagcaggtccAAAAATGTATTATTTAATTTTACCTCTTACTAGCATTCACTTCTGAAAGAAACTAAACTTGCATCTTACGTGTGTAACATAGACCTAAGTGGGAGATCCCTTTTTATGTTGCCATGTCCAAACTGGACAACACCTTCGAAGTGTTCCTCCAGCACTGTGCGCAATAGTCATTGTGCACAATAGTCGTCATGTAAATTTATTTAGAATTTGAAGCCAGAATTGGCGTTTGCGCACCCGTTCTTCCTGCTGCCCACCACATCTAACTATACATTATGAGATGAGTTTTCTGATGCGTCTCCAGTGCGAGATCCAGCatgatgtaagtctatggagctgggTTTCATGCTAGAGATGagaaaaaataatttataaaccTTCCAGTCTACTCACTCCCCTATGACAAGTTACCTATGGCTGATGTGACCAGAAAGATCATTAAACACTGCATTCTTTTCCTACAGGTGTTAAGTGAAGCAGTGGGTGCCCTTATGTACCACACAATCTCACTTTCAAGAGAGGACTTGGAAAAATTTAAGGCCCTTCGTATTATCATACGAATTGGAAGTGGTTATGACAACATTGATATCAAGTCTGCAGCTGAATTGGGTATGTCTGACTGGTAGTTTGAGTAAGTTTTTAATTTGTTTGAGGcaacctttattttatttatttattttttttaaagggattgcaGTTTGTAATGTTCCCTCATCATCCGTGGAAGAGACAGCTGATTCTACACTCTGCCACATCTTGAACCTCTATCGGCGCGTCACATGGTTGCACCAGGCAATGAGAGAAGGGAATCGTGCTGCCAGTGTGGAGCAGATCAGAGAGGttgcgggaggggctgccagaATCCGTGGGGAGACTTTGGGCATCATTGGACTTGGTAAAGCTCAGTCTAATAGAAACATAGACTCTGAGCAAAATATGTGGTTGATAACCTATCACCACGATTTTAGTTTGCCGATGACTTCATAATTTTAGATTGCTTGATATCAGGCGGTATTATATTATTTCTTCATTTACAGGCAGGGTTGGGCAAGCAGTTGCTCTTCGTGCCAAGGCCTTTGGTTTCACAGTCATATTTTATGACCCCTATCTTGCTGATGGAGTTGAACGTTCCCTGGGCTTACAGCGGATGGCGACTCTTCAGGATCTGCTAATGCACAGTGACTGCATAACTTTGCACTGCAGTCTGAATGAGCACAACCATCACCTCATCAATGATTTTACCATAAAGCAGGTGTGTAATGGCTGCATACAACAGGTTAACATAACAGTATATATTACCACTTAGGAGCTGGTTCTTACATTAGGGTGCAAAGCAGGGAGTAATGTTGAGTAAAGtgctccaaaaaaaaaagaacagataaAGCCCCTCTTCTATACAATTGTGTCACTATTTATTTTaagataatcctgaaatcttgtagttttTCTAACCAGTAAGCCTAATTATAAGCCGACACTCTCTGTAGGTCATTTCTCATGCTTCTCTTTATCATCACAGGCAGcattacagtgacaggtgacatatACACAGTTATATAGATAAGATT from Dendropsophus ebraccatus isolate aDenEbr1 chromosome 1, aDenEbr1.pat, whole genome shotgun sequence includes these protein-coding regions:
- the LOC138794187 gene encoding C-terminal-binding protein 2 isoform X3; protein product: MLPFMYECAKHQLHGSQSDLSILEVSKARTMDKHKVKRQRLDRICEGIRPPILNGPMPVRPLVALLDGRDCTVEMPILKDVATVAFCDAQSTQEIHEKVLSEAVGALMYHTISLSREDLEKFKALRIIIRIGSGYDNIDIKSAAELGIAVCNVPSSSVEETADSTLCHILNLYRRVTWLHQAMREGNRAASVEQIREVAGGAARIRGETLGIIGLGRVGQAVALRAKAFGFTVIFYDPYLADGVERSLGLQRMATLQDLLMHSDCITLHCSLNEHNHHLINDFTIKQMRQGCFLVNTARGGLVDEKALAQALKDGRIRGAALDVHESEPFSFSQGPLKDAPNLICTPHTAWYSEHASIESREEAAKEIRRAITGPIPDALRNCVNKEYLLAAAQWSGMESVHPELNGAAGYRFPPGVVGVAAPGHPASVESLVATSHPLIPSVSHTPSPGQTSKPEPDREIPTDQ
- the LOC138794187 gene encoding C-terminal-binding protein 2 isoform X4, with amino-acid sequence MDTGISSSYLTCPQEVSKARTMDKHKVKRQRLDRICEGIRPPILNGPMPVRPLVALLDGRDCTVEMPILKDVATVAFCDAQSTQEIHEKVLSEAVGALMYHTISLSREDLEKFKALRIIIRIGSGYDNIDIKSAAELGIAVCNVPSSSVEETADSTLCHILNLYRRVTWLHQAMREGNRAASVEQIREVAGGAARIRGETLGIIGLGRVGQAVALRAKAFGFTVIFYDPYLADGVERSLGLQRMATLQDLLMHSDCITLHCSLNEHNHHLINDFTIKQMRQGCFLVNTARGGLVDEKALAQALKDGRIRGAALDVHESEPFSFSQGPLKDAPNLICTPHTAWYSEHASIESREEAAKEIRRAITGPIPDALRNCVNKEYLLAAAQWSGMESVHPELNGAAGYRFPPGVVGVAAPGHPASVESLVATSHPLIPSVSHTPSPGQTSKPEPDREIPTDQ
- the LOC138794187 gene encoding C-terminal-binding protein 2 isoform X5 produces the protein MDKHKVKRQRLDRICEGIRPPILNGPMPVRPLVALLDGRDCTVEMPILKDVATVAFCDAQSTQEIHEKVLSEAVGALMYHTISLSREDLEKFKALRIIIRIGSGYDNIDIKSAAELGIAVCNVPSSSVEETADSTLCHILNLYRRVTWLHQAMREGNRAASVEQIREVAGGAARIRGETLGIIGLGRVGQAVALRAKAFGFTVIFYDPYLADGVERSLGLQRMATLQDLLMHSDCITLHCSLNEHNHHLINDFTIKQMRQGCFLVNTARGGLVDEKALAQALKDGRIRGAALDVHESEPFSFSQGPLKDAPNLICTPHTAWYSEHASIESREEAAKEIRRAITGPIPDALRNCVNKEYLLAAAQWSGMESVHPELNGAAGYRFPPGVVGVAAPGHPASVESLVATSHPLIPSVSHTPSPGQTSKPEPDREIPTDQ
- the LOC138794187 gene encoding C-terminal-binding protein 2 isoform X6 encodes the protein MDKHKVKRQRLDRICIRPPILNGPMPVRPLVALLDGRDCTVEMPILKDVATVAFCDAQSTQEIHEKVLSEAVGALMYHTISLSREDLEKFKALRIIIRIGSGYDNIDIKSAAELGIAVCNVPSSSVEETADSTLCHILNLYRRVTWLHQAMREGNRAASVEQIREVAGGAARIRGETLGIIGLGRVGQAVALRAKAFGFTVIFYDPYLADGVERSLGLQRMATLQDLLMHSDCITLHCSLNEHNHHLINDFTIKQMRQGCFLVNTARGGLVDEKALAQALKDGRIRGAALDVHESEPFSFSQGPLKDAPNLICTPHTAWYSEHASIESREEAAKEIRRAITGPIPDALRNCVNKEYLLAAAQWSGMESVHPELNGAAGYRFPPGVVGVAAPGHPASVESLVATSHPLIPSVSHTPSPGQTSKPEPDREIPTDQ
- the LOC138794187 gene encoding C-terminal-binding protein 2 isoform X1 is translated as MDTGISSSYLTCPQSTGTQGRAVRGCVQGVSAKVQRNEVSKARTMDKHKVKRQRLDRICEGIRPPILNGPMPVRPLVALLDGRDCTVEMPILKDVATVAFCDAQSTQEIHEKVLSEAVGALMYHTISLSREDLEKFKALRIIIRIGSGYDNIDIKSAAELGIAVCNVPSSSVEETADSTLCHILNLYRRVTWLHQAMREGNRAASVEQIREVAGGAARIRGETLGIIGLGRVGQAVALRAKAFGFTVIFYDPYLADGVERSLGLQRMATLQDLLMHSDCITLHCSLNEHNHHLINDFTIKQMRQGCFLVNTARGGLVDEKALAQALKDGRIRGAALDVHESEPFSFSQGPLKDAPNLICTPHTAWYSEHASIESREEAAKEIRRAITGPIPDALRNCVNKEYLLAAAQWSGMESVHPELNGAAGYRFPPGVVGVAAPGHPASVESLVATSHPLIPSVSHTPSPGQTSKPEPDREIPTDQ
- the LOC138794187 gene encoding C-terminal-binding protein 2 isoform X2, whose protein sequence is MYRACYVFMSFCQQSTGTQGRAVRGCVQGVSAKVQRNEVSKARTMDKHKVKRQRLDRICIRPPILNGPMPVRPLVALLDGRDCTVEMPILKDVATVAFCDAQSTQEIHEKVLSEAVGALMYHTISLSREDLEKFKALRIIIRIGSGYDNIDIKSAAELGIAVCNVPSSSVEETADSTLCHILNLYRRVTWLHQAMREGNRAASVEQIREVAGGAARIRGETLGIIGLGRVGQAVALRAKAFGFTVIFYDPYLADGVERSLGLQRMATLQDLLMHSDCITLHCSLNEHNHHLINDFTIKQMRQGCFLVNTARGGLVDEKALAQALKDGRIRGAALDVHESEPFSFSQGPLKDAPNLICTPHTAWYSEHASIESREEAAKEIRRAITGPIPDALRNCVNKEYLLAAAQWSGMESVHPELNGAAGYRFPPGVVGVAAPGHPASVESLVATSHPLIPSVSHTPSPGQTSKPEPDREIPTDQ